The following coding sequences lie in one Maribacter forsetii DSM 18668 genomic window:
- a CDS encoding amidohydrolase encodes MKKLLPILLVLLSGCELMKEKVDLVIVNAKVYTVDDSFSEAQAFAVQDGKFIAVGTTDEIRDVYTSDQLIDADGRAITPGLIDAHCHFYGLGLNQQIVDLVGTTSFEEVLERVREFHTANPKSFVRGRGWDQNDWEIKEFPTKAELDTIFPDIPVALERVDGHAYLVNQKALDMAGIDWSTKVEGGEIVKKWANGYSGITGVLVDNPMTLIDSIMPLPTLEDKIKALKDAERISLNHGLTTVNDAGLDRSTIELIDSLQQAGILSIRVYAMVSNNKEDVDYYIKKGPVKTDQLNVRSIKVYGDGALGSRGAALKEEYSDLPKHFGAMITPVADIEALAEKLANSEYQMNTHAIGDSANIAVLRAYKNVLQGKEDRRWKIEHAQVLTEGDFDYFEDGIIPSVQPTHATSDMYWAEDRLGERVEGAYAYKTLLNKAGTIALGTDFPVEDVSPFLTFYAAVARQDTSGYPKGGFQMEEALSREETLKGMTIWAAYSNFEEDEKGSIEPGKVADFVIYDKDMMTVPVSEIPTIRAEQTFVNGIVR; translated from the coding sequence GTGAAAAAACTACTGCCAATTTTACTTGTTTTATTATCTGGTTGCGAACTCATGAAAGAGAAAGTTGACCTGGTAATCGTTAATGCCAAAGTTTATACCGTAGACGATTCTTTTTCTGAAGCACAAGCATTTGCCGTGCAGGATGGTAAATTTATTGCCGTTGGTACTACAGATGAAATAAGAGATGTGTATACTTCTGATCAGTTGATCGATGCTGATGGTAGAGCTATAACTCCCGGTTTAATCGATGCACATTGCCATTTTTATGGGTTAGGACTTAATCAACAAATAGTAGATTTAGTTGGTACTACAAGTTTTGAAGAGGTGTTGGAGCGCGTTAGGGAATTTCATACAGCTAACCCAAAGTCTTTTGTTAGAGGTAGAGGCTGGGATCAAAATGATTGGGAAATCAAAGAATTTCCTACAAAAGCAGAGTTAGATACTATTTTTCCTGATATACCGGTAGCTTTGGAACGTGTAGACGGTCATGCATATTTGGTAAATCAGAAAGCTTTGGATATGGCAGGTATTGACTGGAGTACCAAGGTTGAAGGTGGAGAAATTGTAAAGAAATGGGCTAATGGCTATTCTGGTATTACCGGAGTTTTAGTGGATAATCCTATGACACTTATAGATAGTATTATGCCATTGCCAACACTAGAAGATAAAATTAAGGCGTTGAAAGATGCAGAAAGAATTAGTCTTAACCACGGACTTACAACTGTTAATGATGCGGGTTTAGATAGAAGTACTATTGAGTTGATCGATAGTTTACAGCAGGCTGGCATATTGTCCATTAGGGTGTATGCTATGGTGAGCAATAACAAAGAGGATGTTGATTATTACATCAAGAAAGGACCTGTTAAGACAGATCAATTAAATGTCAGGTCAATTAAGGTGTATGGTGATGGAGCTCTAGGTTCTAGAGGTGCGGCTTTAAAAGAAGAATATAGTGACTTACCTAAGCACTTTGGAGCTATGATTACTCCCGTTGCAGATATTGAGGCATTGGCTGAAAAACTAGCAAATTCAGAATATCAAATGAACACGCACGCTATTGGCGACTCTGCAAATATTGCTGTGTTGAGAGCTTACAAAAATGTACTTCAAGGCAAAGAGGATAGACGATGGAAAATTGAACATGCACAAGTATTGACAGAAGGTGATTTCGATTACTTTGAAGATGGCATTATTCCGTCAGTTCAACCAACACACGCAACAAGTGATATGTATTGGGCAGAAGATCGTTTAGGGGAGAGAGTAGAAGGTGCTTATGCATATAAAACGTTATTGAACAAAGCAGGTACAATTGCACTAGGAACCGATTTTCCTGTAGAGGATGTAAGTCCTTTTTTGACATTTTATGCAGCTGTTGCAAGACAAGATACTAGTGGATATCCCAAGGGAGGTTTTCAAATGGAAGAAGCGTTATCTAGAGAAGAAACTTTGAAGGGAATGACCATTTGGGCAGCGTACTCTAATTTTGAAGAAGATGAAAAAGGAAGCATTGAGCCTGGTAAGGTAGCGGATTTTGTCATCTACGATAAAGATATGATGACGGTTCCGGTATCTGAAATACCTACTATACGTGCTGAACAGACTTTTGTAAATGGTATAGTTAGATAA
- a CDS encoding DUF2911 domain-containing protein, with amino-acid sequence MKKVFTLATLIFALVLTSTVSAQEFSGIDKSPMDMAAYPTDYKVSEKAVRIIYGRPQLKGRSMEELAPTGKVWRTGANEAPEITFYKDVTFGGKAVKAGTYSLFTIPGGDEWTVILNKNLNQWGSYFYDEAADVARVTVPNGSDAASLEEFSIAFKDAGDGAHLVMGWDKTRVAVPITM; translated from the coding sequence ATGAAAAAAGTATTTACACTAGCTACACTTATTTTTGCCTTAGTTTTAACCTCTACGGTATCTGCACAAGAATTTTCTGGAATTGACAAAAGTCCAATGGATATGGCTGCCTACCCTACAGATTACAAAGTTTCTGAAAAGGCGGTACGTATTATTTACGGAAGACCACAATTAAAAGGTCGTTCTATGGAAGAATTAGCTCCTACAGGAAAAGTTTGGAGAACAGGTGCCAACGAAGCTCCTGAAATTACATTCTACAAAGATGTTACATTTGGCGGTAAAGCTGTTAAAGCTGGAACATACTCTTTATTCACCATACCTGGTGGAGATGAGTGGACCGTTATTTTGAACAAAAACTTAAACCAATGGGGATCTTATTTTTATGATGAAGCTGCAGATGTTGCTCGCGTAACGGTACCTAATGGTTCTGACGCTGCTTCTTTAGAAGAATTTTCAATAGCTTTTAAAGATGCTGGTGACGGTGCACACTTGGTAATGGGTTGGGACAAAACAAGAGTTGCAGTTCCTATTACTATGTAA